Proteins from a single region of Caloramator sp. E03:
- a CDS encoding GNAT family N-acetyltransferase, which produces MIPIEIVNDNYVIRNICLEDLEKALDCINQSEENCKILGNEEYISYNYIMERYLETLTNSLEFFCGVFIDEKLIGIIKGRIENNMQKEIWIMSFIIMEEYRNKGLGTNILKSFEDYFLKSYYIKIFCAIVFDDNISGISFWVKNGYIKSRIIKGMVTNNKNIIIYKKDVEQK; this is translated from the coding sequence TTGATTCCTATTGAAATTGTTAATGATAACTATGTAATTAGGAATATTTGCTTAGAGGATTTAGAAAAAGCCCTTGATTGCATAAATCAATCAGAGGAAAACTGTAAAATCCTTGGAAATGAAGAGTATATTTCATATAACTATATTATGGAGCGTTATCTTGAAACGTTAACCAACTCCTTAGAGTTTTTTTGTGGAGTTTTTATAGATGAAAAGTTAATAGGAATAATTAAAGGAAGAATTGAAAATAATATGCAAAAAGAAATTTGGATAATGTCTTTTATAATTATGGAAGAATATAGGAACAAGGGGTTAGGAACAAATATATTAAAATCATTTGAAGATTATTTTTTAAAAAGTTATTATATAAAAATATTTTGTGCAATTGTTTTTGATGACAATATTTCAGGTATAAGTTTTTGGGTTAAAAATGGATATATAAAATCAAGGATTATTAAAGGAATGGTAACGAATAATAAAAATATAATAATATACAAAAAAGATGTTGAACAGAAATAA
- a CDS encoding lytic transglycosylase domain-containing protein has translation MIKRIIKFVLIIFIFILIVNHKTVLKRFYPVYFEEKVSKYSQKYDLDPYLVYSLIRAESKFNPSAKSNKGALGLMQITPSTGAYIAKLIGDSDFKSEMLYDPEINIKYGCFYLAKLFDSFNGNIDCVLAAYNGGEGNVRKWLKEGKDGFNLKIEELPFDETRKYIIKVKRNYKIYNYIYKIKAFYLFL, from the coding sequence ATGATTAAAAGAATAATTAAGTTTGTATTAATAATTTTTATATTTATTTTGATAGTAAACCATAAAACTGTATTAAAAAGATTTTATCCCGTTTATTTTGAAGAAAAAGTAAGTAAATATTCTCAAAAGTATGATTTGGATCCTTATCTAGTTTATTCATTGATTAGGGCTGAAAGTAAGTTTAATCCATCAGCAAAATCAAATAAAGGAGCCCTTGGGCTTATGCAGATAACTCCAAGCACAGGGGCTTATATTGCAAAGCTTATAGGTGATAGTGATTTTAAAAGTGAAATGCTTTATGATCCAGAGATAAATATAAAATATGGATGTTTTTATCTTGCAAAGTTGTTTGATAGTTTTAATGGGAATATAGATTGTGTACTTGCGGCATATAATGGAGGAGAAGGAAATGTAAGAAAATGGCTTAAGGAAGGAAAAGATGGATTTAATTTAAAAATTGAAGAGCTACCCTTTGATGAAACAAGAAAATATATAATAAAGGTAAAGCGAAACTATAAAATATATAATTATATATATAAAATAAAAGCATTTTATCTCTTTTTATAA
- the coaE gene encoding dephospho-CoA kinase (Dephospho-CoA kinase (CoaE) performs the final step in coenzyme A biosynthesis.), translating to MKIIGLTGGIASGKSYVSEILKSKGIPVIDADAISREIVNKGSEALKEIESEFGKEILNEDGTLNRKKLGCIVFSDKNKLETLNRIMHPKIIKEISERVEKIKSEGFKLCFIDAALLIETGLYRITDIVILVYVDRQTQVERLIKRDNISLIEAEKRIESQMSFKEKMKYSHYIIDNNGSREYTKQQICKIIEEIISMED from the coding sequence ATGAAAATAATAGGACTTACAGGAGGAATAGCATCAGGAAAAAGTTATGTATCGGAAATACTAAAAAGTAAAGGTATACCTGTAATTGATGCTGATGCTATTTCACGGGAGATAGTAAATAAAGGTAGTGAAGCCTTAAAAGAGATAGAAAGTGAATTTGGTAAAGAAATTTTAAATGAAGATGGCACTTTAAACAGAAAAAAGCTTGGATGTATAGTTTTTTCTGATAAAAACAAACTTGAGACGTTAAATAGAATAATGCACCCCAAGATAATAAAGGAAATATCAGAAAGGGTTGAAAAAATAAAATCAGAAGGTTTTAAGTTGTGCTTTATAGATGCAGCACTTTTGATTGAAACTGGACTTTATCGTATAACAGATATTGTAATACTTGTTTATGTAGATAGACAAACACAAGTGGAAAGACTGATAAAAAGAGATAATATATCCTTAATAGAAGCTGAAAAAAGAATAGAGTCTCAAATGAGTTTTAAAGAAAAAATGAAATATTCACATTATATAATTGATAATAACGGAAGTAGAGAATATACAAAGCAACAGATATGTAAAATTATAGAGGAAATAATTTCTATGGAGGACTGA